In a single window of the Rhineura floridana isolate rRhiFlo1 chromosome 3, rRhiFlo1.hap2, whole genome shotgun sequence genome:
- the FAM53C gene encoding protein FAM53C isoform X2 — MHILQHQPEGASWRDLAPCPKIHLQDSTGLYQHSSLSLPLPPCTPDNRPQKSFISQTLATNSLVSEKASVPPTKRHCRSLSVPEDLSRWQAVWRPLGSKVWTHIKRRDNSGGDTLAVQVQNLAQGANRPCFNPAPSASHQCVQDGAGGGRSPPFFSLALSRESPASVSWETGETLQPYALQRRFSLSPVRFLPSPRSSTTSTPELLRHQHTLPRSRSQPCDLDTRKCGLKRRHDEDVRWHRPSLDFYKMNQKPFAGGVCQLDKSEEGGYSSWLLACSPQAPSAPCSPLSNCVQALSESEEEEEEEAAVQAARRLNWNLASKRTLFQPDFSDLDLTLIEEN, encoded by the exons AGGGAGCTTCATGGAGAGACCTGGCTCCTTGTCCAAAGATCCATCTTCAGGACAGCACAGGTCTTTACCAACACTCCAGCTTGAGCCTTCCCCTGCCTCCCTGCACCCCAGACAACCGTCCTCAGAAAAGTTTCATATCACAAACACTGGCCACTAACTCACTAGTCTCAGAAAAGGCTTCTGTGCCCCCCACCAAAAGACACTGCCGTTCACTGTCAGTGCCTGAAGACCTCTCCCGTTGGCAGGCTGTTTGGAGGCCCCTGGGCTCCAAAGTGTGGACACACATCAAACGTCGGGACAATAGTGGAGGGGACACTTTGGCAGTACAGGTCCAGAACCTGGCCCAGGGAGCCAACAGACCTTGCTTCAACCCTGCCCCTAGTGCCTCTCACCAGTGTGTTCAAGATGGTGCTGGTGGTGGCAGGAGCCCACCTTTCTTCAGTCTGGCCCTATCCCGAGAATCGCCAGCAAGCGTATCATGGGAGACTGGAGAGACTTTGCAGCCCTACGCTTTGCAACGACGTTTCTCCCTGTCACCTGTcagattcctcccctccccacgaAGTTCCACAACCTCCACTCCAGAGTTGCTTCGACACCAGCACACCCTCCCTCGCAGCCGCTCACAACCGTGTGACTTGGACACCAGGAAATGTGGACTCAAGCGGCGCCATGATGAGGATGTGAGGTGGCATAGGCCCTCGCTTGATTTCTACAAGATGAATCAG AAACCGTTTGCAGGAGGTGTCTGTCAGTTGGACAAATCTGAGGAAGGTGGCTATTCATCATGGCTCTTGGCCTGCAGCCCACAAGCACCTTCGGCTCCATGCAGTCCCCTCAGCAATTGCGTCCAGGCTCTTAGTGAaagtgaggaagaggaggaagaggaagcagcaGTACAAGCAGCAAGGAGACTGAACTGGAATTTAGCAAGCAAAAGGACACTCTTCCAACCAGACTTTAGTGATCTGGATCTAACTTTGATTGAGGAGAACTAG
- the FAM53C gene encoding protein FAM53C isoform X1 — protein sequence MITLITEQLQKQSLEELKCTSFSISLPLPDHADVASCGSPFQIAPEGASWRDLAPCPKIHLQDSTGLYQHSSLSLPLPPCTPDNRPQKSFISQTLATNSLVSEKASVPPTKRHCRSLSVPEDLSRWQAVWRPLGSKVWTHIKRRDNSGGDTLAVQVQNLAQGANRPCFNPAPSASHQCVQDGAGGGRSPPFFSLALSRESPASVSWETGETLQPYALQRRFSLSPVRFLPSPRSSTTSTPELLRHQHTLPRSRSQPCDLDTRKCGLKRRHDEDVRWHRPSLDFYKMNQKPFAGGVCQLDKSEEGGYSSWLLACSPQAPSAPCSPLSNCVQALSESEEEEEEEAAVQAARRLNWNLASKRTLFQPDFSDLDLTLIEEN from the exons CCTTTGCCTGATCATGCTGATGTGGCCAGCTGTGGCAGCCCCTTCCAGATAGCGCCTG AGGGAGCTTCATGGAGAGACCTGGCTCCTTGTCCAAAGATCCATCTTCAGGACAGCACAGGTCTTTACCAACACTCCAGCTTGAGCCTTCCCCTGCCTCCCTGCACCCCAGACAACCGTCCTCAGAAAAGTTTCATATCACAAACACTGGCCACTAACTCACTAGTCTCAGAAAAGGCTTCTGTGCCCCCCACCAAAAGACACTGCCGTTCACTGTCAGTGCCTGAAGACCTCTCCCGTTGGCAGGCTGTTTGGAGGCCCCTGGGCTCCAAAGTGTGGACACACATCAAACGTCGGGACAATAGTGGAGGGGACACTTTGGCAGTACAGGTCCAGAACCTGGCCCAGGGAGCCAACAGACCTTGCTTCAACCCTGCCCCTAGTGCCTCTCACCAGTGTGTTCAAGATGGTGCTGGTGGTGGCAGGAGCCCACCTTTCTTCAGTCTGGCCCTATCCCGAGAATCGCCAGCAAGCGTATCATGGGAGACTGGAGAGACTTTGCAGCCCTACGCTTTGCAACGACGTTTCTCCCTGTCACCTGTcagattcctcccctccccacgaAGTTCCACAACCTCCACTCCAGAGTTGCTTCGACACCAGCACACCCTCCCTCGCAGCCGCTCACAACCGTGTGACTTGGACACCAGGAAATGTGGACTCAAGCGGCGCCATGATGAGGATGTGAGGTGGCATAGGCCCTCGCTTGATTTCTACAAGATGAATCAG AAACCGTTTGCAGGAGGTGTCTGTCAGTTGGACAAATCTGAGGAAGGTGGCTATTCATCATGGCTCTTGGCCTGCAGCCCACAAGCACCTTCGGCTCCATGCAGTCCCCTCAGCAATTGCGTCCAGGCTCTTAGTGAaagtgaggaagaggaggaagaggaagcagcaGTACAAGCAGCAAGGAGACTGAACTGGAATTTAGCAAGCAAAAGGACACTCTTCCAACCAGACTTTAGTGATCTGGATCTAACTTTGATTGAGGAGAACTAG